A stretch of Rhododendron vialii isolate Sample 1 chromosome 4a, ASM3025357v1 DNA encodes these proteins:
- the LOC131323438 gene encoding uncharacterized protein LOC131323438, producing the protein MKDFKDLLGWVIEANSAYTYNPMAQLPFWPPTDVHGFGERVTKLIHEMDLETLRRKAYFIYNHPVFNNVVENYTLLQKIYSIKIQSRNKFDKEVTLIEFTD; encoded by the exons ATGAAAGACTTCAAGGACCTGCTTGGTTGGGTGATAGAAGCTAACTCAGCTTATACGTATAACCCGATGGCCCAACTCCCTTTTTGGCCACCAACTGATGTTCATGGATTTGGGGAACGTGTTACTAAGCTTATCCATGAAATGGATCTTGAGACATTGAG GCGAAAAGCTTATTTCATATATAATCATCCAGTCTTCAACAACGTGGTGGAAAATTATACACTTCTTCAAAAGATTTATTCGATCAAGATACAGAGCCGAAACAAGTTTGATAAAGAAGTGACTTTGATAGAGTTTACAGACTGA